In the Piscinibacter sp. XHJ-5 genome, one interval contains:
- a CDS encoding late competence development ComFB family protein gives MNVDFDSIHNHHERAVIEAVRAAAKRYPHLDEELLADIACVALNRLPPRYIRHEVDFAFYLTDKERGENERAIAEAVGFAFEFVQARIAMRARA, from the coding sequence ATGAACGTCGACTTCGACTCCATCCACAACCACCACGAACGTGCCGTCATCGAAGCGGTGCGGGCCGCTGCCAAGCGCTATCCGCACCTCGACGAAGAGCTGCTCGCGGACATCGCGTGCGTGGCCCTGAACCGGCTGCCGCCGCGCTACATCCGCCACGAGGTCGACTTCGCGTTCTACCTCACGGACAAGGAGCGCGGCGAGAACGAGCGCGCCATCGCGGAGGCGGTCGGCTTCGCTTTCGAGTTCGTTCAGGCGCGCATCGCCATGCGGGCCCGGGCTTGA
- the nadB gene encoding L-aspartate oxidase: MPESEVPASPAPVVIVGAGLAGLTVALHLAQRHPVVVLAKRNIDEGATAWAQGGIVGVLGDDDSIESHVRDTQDAGAGLVDEQTARFIAEHSAEAVAWLVESGVPFSPDPQGPLGLHLTREGGHAVRRIAHAADATGKAIHDALLERVRQHPNITLRERWMALDVITSRHLRREEQPQCYGIYALDIDHQRVETLPATAVVLATGGAGKVYRYTTNPDTATGDGIAMAWRAGCRIGNMEFIQFHPTCLYHPQERSFLITEAMRGEGAHLKLPDGTRFMAAHDERLELAPRDIVARAIDFEMKRHGIDYVLLDATHLGESFLREHFPTIYARCLHLGIDIARQPIPVVPAAHYTCGGVVTDLQGRTDLPGLYAVGETTYTGLHGANRLASNSLLECVVLGRTCARDILDRGAKHPPLPPAWDESQVENADEQVVIAHNWDELRLLMWNYVGIVRTTKRLERALHRIKLLRTEIDDYYANFRVNRDLLELRNLVDCAELIVRSALMRHESRGLHYSRDFPHTLPVSFPTVLLRAHRDGKKPKAYGLSG, translated from the coding sequence ATGCCCGAATCGGAAGTCCCCGCATCTCCCGCCCCCGTGGTGATCGTCGGTGCGGGTCTCGCCGGGCTCACCGTCGCACTCCACCTGGCCCAACGCCATCCGGTGGTCGTGCTGGCCAAGCGCAACATCGACGAGGGCGCCACAGCGTGGGCGCAGGGCGGCATCGTCGGCGTGCTCGGCGACGACGACAGCATCGAATCGCACGTGCGCGACACGCAGGACGCGGGCGCCGGCCTGGTCGACGAGCAGACGGCGCGCTTCATCGCCGAGCACAGCGCCGAAGCCGTGGCCTGGCTGGTGGAAAGCGGCGTTCCGTTCTCGCCCGATCCGCAGGGACCGCTCGGTCTGCATCTCACGCGGGAAGGCGGTCACGCCGTGCGGCGCATCGCGCATGCCGCCGACGCCACCGGAAAGGCCATCCACGACGCGCTGCTGGAGCGCGTGCGCCAGCATCCCAACATCACGCTGCGCGAACGATGGATGGCGCTCGACGTGATCACGTCACGGCATCTCAGGCGCGAGGAGCAGCCGCAGTGCTACGGCATCTACGCGCTCGACATCGACCATCAGCGCGTCGAGACGCTGCCGGCCACGGCGGTCGTGCTGGCCACCGGCGGCGCAGGGAAGGTGTACCGCTACACCACCAATCCGGACACCGCCACCGGCGACGGCATCGCGATGGCATGGCGCGCTGGCTGCCGTATCGGCAACATGGAGTTCATCCAGTTCCATCCGACCTGCCTGTACCACCCGCAGGAGCGCAGCTTCCTCATCACCGAAGCGATGCGCGGCGAAGGCGCGCACCTGAAGCTGCCCGACGGCACCCGCTTCATGGCCGCCCATGACGAGCGCCTGGAGCTCGCGCCGCGAGACATCGTCGCGCGTGCGATCGACTTCGAGATGAAGCGGCACGGCATCGACTACGTGCTGCTCGACGCCACGCACCTCGGCGAATCGTTCCTGCGCGAGCATTTCCCGACCATCTACGCGCGCTGCCTGCACCTGGGCATCGACATCGCGCGCCAGCCCATTCCGGTGGTGCCGGCGGCGCACTACACCTGTGGCGGCGTCGTCACCGACCTGCAGGGACGCACCGACCTGCCGGGCTTGTACGCGGTGGGCGAGACCACCTACACCGGCCTGCACGGCGCCAACCGCCTCGCCAGCAACTCGCTGCTCGAGTGCGTCGTGCTGGGTCGCACCTGCGCGCGCGACATCCTGGATCGCGGCGCGAAGCATCCGCCCCTGCCGCCCGCCTGGGACGAGAGCCAGGTCGAGAATGCCGACGAGCAGGTCGTCATCGCGCACAACTGGGACGAGTTGCGCCTGCTGATGTGGAACTACGTCGGCATCGTGAGGACCACCAAGCGGCTGGAGCGGGCACTGCACCGCATCAAGCTGCTGCGCACGGAAATCGACGACTACTACGCCAACTTCCGCGTCAATCGAGACCTGCTGGAGCTGCGCAACCTCGTGGACTGCGCCGAGCTGATCGTGCGCTCGGCGCTGATGCGCCATGAAAGCCGCGGGCTGCACTACAGCCGCGATTTCCCGCACACGCTGCCGGTGAGCTTTCCGACGGTGCTGCTGCGTGCGCACCGGGACGGCAAGAAGCCGAAGGCGTACGGGCTCAGCGGCTGA
- the nadC gene encoding carboxylating nicotinate-nucleotide diphosphorylase produces the protein MKSFDHDETLEQARERNIRDALMEDLGRRDWTAELVPAGQVVKARVLVREDAVLCGRDWFDGCIRALDADARIEWRADEGAAMQAGTTVCAIQARARALLSAERPALNFLQLLSATATITRRHVDAIAGASPHPRGCAILDTRKTLPGLRQAQKYAVRVGGGQNQRLALWHGILIKENHIAAAGGIAAVLREAAALNAGVDIQIEVETLDQLREALDCGATSVMLDNFTLPLMRQAVTLNAGRALLEVSGSVQLEQVREIAATGVDRISIGRLTKDVKAVDFSMRVLERIGASN, from the coding sequence GCGCTGATGGAGGACCTTGGCCGCCGCGACTGGACCGCCGAGCTGGTGCCGGCGGGGCAAGTTGTCAAGGCGCGTGTGCTCGTCCGCGAGGACGCGGTGCTGTGCGGACGCGACTGGTTCGACGGCTGCATCCGTGCCCTCGATGCCGACGCGCGCATCGAATGGCGTGCTGACGAAGGCGCAGCCATGCAGGCGGGGACGACGGTGTGCGCCATCCAGGCCCGCGCCCGCGCGCTGCTGTCGGCCGAGCGTCCGGCCCTCAACTTCCTGCAGCTGCTGTCCGCCACCGCGACGATCACGCGCCGCCATGTCGACGCGATCGCCGGTGCGTCGCCTCATCCGCGAGGCTGCGCCATCCTCGACACCCGCAAGACCCTGCCCGGCCTGCGCCAGGCCCAGAAGTACGCGGTGCGCGTGGGCGGCGGGCAGAACCAGCGGCTCGCACTGTGGCACGGCATCCTGATCAAGGAGAACCACATCGCCGCGGCCGGCGGCATCGCAGCCGTGCTGCGCGAGGCGGCGGCGCTGAATGCCGGCGTGGACATCCAGATCGAGGTGGAGACCCTCGATCAGCTGCGCGAGGCGCTGGACTGCGGCGCGACCAGCGTGATGCTGGACAACTTCACCTTGCCGCTGATGCGGCAGGCCGTCACGCTGAACGCCGGACGCGCGCTGCTCGAAGTGTCCGGCAGCGTGCAGCTCGAGCAGGTGCGCGAGATCGCAGCGACCGGTGTGGACCGCATCTCGATCGGCCGGCTCACCAAGGACGTGAAGGCGGTCGATTTCTCGATGCGGGTGCTGGAGCGCATCGGCGCCTCGAATTGA